In the genome of Aspergillus luchuensis IFO 4308 DNA, chromosome 2, nearly complete sequence, one region contains:
- a CDS encoding putative MFS multidrug transporter (COG:G;~EggNog:ENOG410PHMC;~InterPro:IPR020846,IPR011701,IPR036259;~PFAM:PF07690;~TransMembrane:12 (i71-95o110-127i139-158o164-185i197-221o227-246i289-312o332-354i375-394o406-429i441-460o472-491i);~go_function: GO:0022857 - transmembrane transporter activity [Evidence IEA];~go_process: GO:0055085 - transmembrane transport [Evidence IEA]) has translation MSSMSLEDSSKSRSDYIEKTELGDLATELPGSTLSEPHKAYLLQRHGTLDLDPVPSMDPADPYNWPLLKKIINLLLVAFHACMGTFTAAAVIPAYEEIAEDVGVSLQRTSYLTSLQIAILGGAPLFWKPLSQRYGRRPIFLLSLILSCVCNIGCAKSPDYASMAACRALVAFFISPAMAIGSAVVTETFFKRERAQYMGIWAVMVTLGVPVGPLIFGFVAQRVGYQWIYWTLAITNAVQFILYVFFGPETRYIGTDTHASSAFKHQYLSIRRIDPTPFQLAEFYHPLTLITNIPVLIASAAYAMVFLFASVMNSVEVPQLLQSKFELNAEQLGLQFLGLIIGSLLGEQLGGVLSDTWMNLRAKRTGHKPDPEYRLWLSYIGYLLTIAGVVVFLVCTENAQTGKWSVSPIIGTGIGAFGNQVVTTVLITYAVDSYPADSGSVGVFINFIRSTWGFIGPFWFPDMFDTVGIAKSSGVVTALLMGVSFIPTVILQWRGSKWRSA, from the exons ATGTCCAGCATGTCGCTCGAAGACTCCTCCAAGTCGCGATCAGACTACATTGAAAAGACCGAATTGGGCGATCTGGCCACGGAATTACCTGGGAGTACCCTTTCGGAGCCGCACAAGGCATACCTGCTACAGCGACATGGCACGTTAGATCTGGATCCGGTCCCTAGTATGGACCCTGCGGATCCGTACAATTGGCCCCTCCTGAAG AAAATCATCAACCTCCTTCTAGTCGCCTTCCACGCCTGTATGGGCACTTTTACCGCCGCAGCCGTCATCCCAGCCTACGAAGAAATTGCCGAAGACGTGGGTGTCTCTCTGCAGCGAACAAGCTATCTGACCTCCCTCCAAATCGCCATTCTCGGTGGTGCTCCTCTTTTCTGGAAGCCACTTTCCCAGCGCTACGGACGCCGTcctatcttcctcctctcgcTGATTCTCAGCTGCGTCTGCAACATTGGCTGTGCTAAGAGTCCGGATTATGCGTCCATGGCAGCATGTCGTGCCTTGGTGGCCTTTTTCATCTCCCCGGCTATGGCGATTGGCAGTGCTGTTGTCACGGAGACCTTCTTTAAGCGCGAACGAGCACAATATATGGGTATCTGGGCGGTGATGGTCACTCTGGGAGTGCCTGTGGGCCCTTTGATATTCGGTTTTGTGGCTCAACGTGTAGGGTATCAGTGGATTTACTGGACTCTGGCTATT ACCAACGCCGTCCAATTCATCCTCTACGTATTCTTCGGCCCCGAAACACGATACATCGGCACCGACACGCACGCCTCCTCGGCCTTCAAGCACCAATACCTCTCCATTCGACGCATCGaccccacccccttccaacTCGCCGAGTTCTACCatcccctcaccctcatcactaACATTCCCGTCCTCATCGCCTCTGCCGCCTACGCCAtggtcttcctcttcgcgtCTGTCATGAATTCCGTCGAGGTGCCCCAACTGCTACAGTCGAAGTTTGAGCTCAACGCTGAACAACTTGGGTTGCAATTTCTGGGTCTTATTATTGGTTCGCTGCTGGGTGAACAGCTCGGTGGTGTTCTGTCGGACACTTGGATGAATCTTCGCGCAAAGCGGACCGGTCACAAGCCCGATCCCGAGTACCGTCTGTGGCTCAGCTATATCGGATACTTGCTTACTATtgcgggggtggtggtgttcctGGTCTGCACGGAGAATGCACAGACCGGAAAATGGAGTGTCAGCCCGATTATCGGCACAGGGATTGGTGCGTTCGGGAACCAGGTTGTCACTACGGTGTTGATCACATACGCGGTCGATTCGTACCCGGCTGATTCAGGGAGCGTGGGCGTATTCATCAACTTTATCCGGTCTACATGGGGGTTCATTGGACCATTCTG GTTCCCCGATATGTTCGATACTGTGGGCATTGCAAAGAGTTCTGGCGTGGTGACGGCGTTGCTGATGGGCGTGAGCTTTATCCCTACAGTAATCTTGCAGTGGCGGGGAAGCAAGTGGAGGAGTGCTTAA
- a CDS encoding uncharacterized protein (COG:I;~EggNog:ENOG410PW7X;~InterPro:IPR006176,IPR036291,IPR029752;~PFAM:PF02737;~go_function: GO:0003857 - 3-hydroxyacyl-CoA dehydrogenase activity [Evidence IEA];~go_function: GO:0016491 - oxidoreductase activity [Evidence IEA];~go_process: GO:0006631 - fatty acid metabolic process [Evidence IEA];~go_process: GO:0055114 - oxidation-reduction process [Evidence IEA]) — MSLTNLDTTNPATPPTDPNTTTLTLPTDHIDDLQTIPYTPPTIYTRPLAILGAGNLGRRIACIFSAAGHTVHLHDPSQGALHSAQQYITENLPHYTTFPLISRPAGQIHPFSSADITPAVSDAWLVIECVPEHLPLKIDIMGELDAKTPRDCILVSNSSAFRTSFMVEKVCWERRKLMCNMCFGASPWIRAVELGVNEGVTEGEVVRVLTWVLDDCGMMPVQTSRVGRDGEGGLVRSQCLNTVN; from the coding sequence ATGTCCCTCACAAACCTAGAcacaaccaacccagccacaccacccaccgaccccaacaccacaacTCTAACCCTACCCACCGACCACATCGACGACCTCCAGACCATCCCCTACACCCCACCCACAATCTACACCCGACCCCTAGCCATCCTAGGCGCTGGCAACTTAGGCCGCCGCATCGCCTGCATCTTTTCCGCAGCGGGTCACACCGTCCACCTCCACGACCCAAGCCAAGGAGCCTTGCACTCCGCCCAACAATACATAACCGAGAACCTCCCACACTACACGACCTTTCCCTTGATTTCCCGCCCAGCAGGCCAAATccaccccttctcctccgcggaCATAACCCCCGCAGTCAGCGACGCGTGGCTCGTGATCGAATGCGTACCGGAACACCTCCCGCTCAAGATCGACATAATGGGCGAATTAGATGCCAAAACACCCCGAGACTGCATCCTGGTCTCGAACTCATCGGCGTTTCGGACGAGCTTcatggtggagaaggtctgTTGGGAGAGACGAAAGTTGATGTGTAATATGTGCTTTGGGGCGTCGCCGTGGATCCGGGcggtggagttgggggtgAATGAGGGGGTtacggagggggaggtggttaGGGTCTTGACGTGGGTGTTGGATGATTGTGGGATGATGCCGGTGCAGACTAGTAGGGTTGGAagggatggggaaggggggttgGTCAGGAGCCAGTGTTTGAATACGGTCAATTGA
- a CDS encoding uncharacterized protein (COG:S;~EggNog:ENOG410PNJC;~InterPro:IPR002575;~PFAM:PF01636), translating into MAGSTFPPSPPSSNTGASRLDARARELVEKTFGITVDGVERAPILDYNANTISYEVYFLHTMWNIRDTPKQPGVARMPSGTKQVIIQFKIPEQNMDKRRWAENKVAAMYTARTILYNTVFLRTVPEVYAWSDGSDDEHNKAWIIHSSHPPGDAPLSQSFYQMSSEHQGEILGQIATLHKLFQDYDHMAICQGYGGFRFSKEGYVRSGEALMNGVGGPFGKLGTYLTELLRRDLRRAEKRPDIDGWRRSPELRRKLENFVEQSVTDVVAEIPEYRPTFTLNRIELGNFLISERPDQTPIISYILNWNYASLSHPLEEFIHSYNSLHGALLFPFDKDSRAMSRCILEGFPDGDVDVDLRDLDNYAYYNDGMGAQCHYNIAKNLYEALHMAEVDRPQDMEGAETLIAFFGFCAAVGGRGLYRDDPAADAKPDEVYKSKAKLVKDYLKLFGYW; encoded by the exons ATGGCCGGATCTACCTTcccaccttcacccccttCATCTAATACCGGAGCATCCAGGCTCGATGCTCGCGCCAGAGAATTGGTAGAAAAGACATTTGGTATCACCGTTGACGGAGTTGAGCGCGCTCCCATTCTTGACTACAACGCAAATACCATCTCTTATGAAGTCTACTTCCTCCATACTATGTGGAACATACGCGATACTCCTAAACAGCCTGGAGTGGCACGCATGCCATCAGGAACGAAGCAAGTAATCATACAATTTAAAATCCCTGAGCAAAACATGGACAAGAGGCGCTGGGCGGAGAACAAGGTCGCTGCTATGTACACGGCGCGAACGATTCTTTACAACACCGTCTTTCTCCGCACTGTGCCGGAGGTATATGCATGGAGCGATGGAAGCGATGATGAACATAACAAGGCATGGATTATCCATAGCTCTCATCCACCCGGGGATGCCCCACTGAGTCAGTCGTTTTATCAAATGTCTTCGGAACACCAAGGCGAGATTTTGGGACAGATTGCGACACTACACAAGCTCTTTCAAGACTATGATCATATGGCTATATGTCAGGGATACGGGGGTTTTAGATTTTCAAAGGAAGGATATGTTCGCTCTGGCGAGGCCCTAATGAACGGCGTCGGCGGTCCGTTTGGCAAATTAGGTACTTACCTCACAGAGTTACTGCGGCGAGATTTGAGAAGGGCGGAAAAGCGACCAGATATCGacggatggagaaggagccCAGAGTTGAGAAGGAAGCTTGAGAATTTCGTTGAGCAGTCTGTTACAGATGTAGTGGCTGAGATACCCGAGTATCGCCCAACATTCACCCTGAACAGGATCG AACTTGGGAATTTTCTTATCTCAGAAAGACCAGATCAAACACCGATCATATCCTACATCCTCAACTGGAATTATGCTTCTCTCAGTCATCCCCTGGAGGAGTTCATCCACTCCTACAACAGCCTACATGGCGCGCTATTATTTCCCTTTGATAAGGACAGCCGTGCCATGTCCCGATGCATCCTAGAAGGATTTCCAGATGGAGACGTGGACGTCGATCTGAGAGATCTTGACAACTATGCCTACTACAATGACGGCATGGGTGCGCAATGCCACTATAACATAGCGAAGAATCTATACGAGGCCTTGCACATGGCAGAGGTAGACAGGCCTCAAGATATGGAGGGAGCAGAGACGTTGATTGCATTTTTTGGCTTCTGTGCAGCTGTCGG
- a CDS encoding glycoside hydrolase family 28 protein (CAZy:GH28;~COG:G;~EggNog:ENOG410PMNA;~InterPro:IPR000743,IPR012334,IPR006626,IPR011050;~PFAM:PF00295;~SECRETED:SignalP(1-19);~go_function: GO:0004650 - polygalacturonase activity [Evidence IEA];~go_process: GO:0005975 - carbohydrate metabolic process [Evidence IEA]): MVTSSSVIILTLWAALVSASPVADPLVTPAPKLDDLAKRATSCTFSGSEGASSASKSKTSCSTIVLSDVAVPSGTTLDLTDLNDGTHVIFEGETTFGYEEWSGPLVSVSGTDITVTGADGAYLNGDGSRWWDGEGSNGGKTKPKFFYAHDLTSSTISGIYIQNSPVQVFSIDGSTYLTMEDITIDNSDGDDGEAANTDGFDIGDSTYITITGANVYNQDDCVAVNSGENIYFSGGVCSGGHGLSIGSVGGRSDNTVKNVTFYDSEIKSSQNGVRIKTIYGDTGSVSEVTYKEITLSDITDYGIVVEQNYDDTSKSPTDGITIEDFVLDNVQGSVESSGTNIYIVCGSDSCTDWTWTDVDVSGGKTSSDCENVPDDISC, translated from the exons ATGGTGACTTCTAGTTCGGTGATCATCCTAACGCTCTGGGCGGCACTGGTCAGTGCGAGCCCCGTTGCCGATCCCCTGGTGACTCCTGCCCCTAAGCTCGATGATCTGGCAAAGCGCGCAACCTCGTGCACATTCTCCGGGTCCGAGGGGGCCTCGTCGGCCAGCAAGTCCAAGACCTCATGCTCCACCATTGTGCTCTCCGATGTGGCAGTGCCCTCAGGTACCACTTTGGATTTGACCGATCTGAATGATGGGACTCAC GTCATCTTCGAAGGCGAAACCACGTTTGGGTACGAGGAATGGAGCGGACCCCTTGTCTCCGTCTCCGGAACTGACATCACTGTCACCGGAGCCGACGGCGCGTATCTCAACGGTGACGGCAGTCGTTGGTGGGACGGCGAGGGCAGCAATGGTGGCAAGACGAAGCCCAAGTTCTTCTACGCCCACGATCTGACCTCGTCCACGATCAGCGGGATTTACATCCAGAACTCGCCGGTGCAGGTGTTCAGCATCGATGGATCGACCTATCTCACTATGGAGGACATCACCATTGACAACTcggatggcgatgatggcgaggcAGCAAACACTGATGGTTTCGATATTGGTGATAGTACGTACATCACCATCACGGGCGCAAATGTATACAACCAAGACGACTGTGTGGCAGTGAACTCGGGCGAG AACATTTACTTCTCGGGCGGCGTCTGCTCCGGTGGCCACGGGCTGTCGATCGGTTCCGTTGGTGGTCGCAGTGACAACACCGTCAAGAACGTGACCTTCTACGACTCGGAGATCAAGAGCTCTCAGAACG GAGTGCGCATCAAGACCATCTACGGCGACACTGGGTCGGTAAGCGAGGTTACTTACAAGGAGATAACCCTGTCCGATATCACCGACTACGGTATTGTGGTGGAGCAGAACTATGACGATACGAGCAAATCCCCGACCGATGGCATTACCATTGAGGACTTTGTCCTTGACAATGTGCAAGGGAGTGTCGAGAGCTCGGGTACGAATATCTATATTGTCTGCGGATCGGACAGCTGCACAGACTGGACTTGGACGGATGTGGATGTCAGTGGAGGGAAGACCAGCTCTGATTGTGAGAATGTGCCGGACGATATTAGCTGTTAG